A section of the candidate division WOR-3 bacterium genome encodes:
- a CDS encoding T9SS type A sorting domain-containing protein translates to MRRINLRLKYGVFSFILSTLVYGQSGARYLVITPDDFYNTLQPLIEWKYKKGMKPAVYKLSQVGYDSVSIRNFIRNCYNTWEIKPEFVVLVGHPGYIPMCYYPYAGYHYYTDNYYTNMDGDLYNEIIPGRISVADTVQLKTVINKIMVYERHPFMTDPSWFKQGCAIANCDGEDDSIYLYCMRYAESLAVHNGFDNVDTLCNYYGDNAAKVINAINDGRIFVLYRGNANTHWYNPFDVNPYSTSNGLKLPIIFSITCRTVSPNSSPILGENFLRAGSPSVPKGAVGFIGGTRNTGGAAHLRNAVAIGCLDALFIEGKRTFGEITEAGRVNVYQQYSSLREYNNFTCLGDPELNIWTDVPCSLIVQHPQYVDSGYANFRVTVKEASTGLPLENAFVCICSKVDSSVYALDTTDTSGKAYFNIIPCVVDDTLFVTVTGKNLLPYEGYIIVRNLTYCFILYKRSIINDSISGNNNGIINPTENIELPVWVENISESTGVGISGVLRTQDTFVSITDSIKNFGDIGGRDSAYTGDDGYNFTVSLSCPNAHVIDFELVCEDVNDSSWTSSFSEIVRAPEFIFEGNMISGGNGNNTIEPGETVEVAVSLKNIGDAAADSVEAFLFCGDSNTTILDSMGWFGHIDIDSSVTNSTDPFIVAVDSNTPVGTVLNFTLPVFSNCHTDTFDFKLVVGMKNYYLWNPDPTPEPGENMHSILMNLGYSGDYDTIPPASLAQYQVLLVCLGVYSNRYLITDGSPEALMIIDFLNNGGRVYMEGSSVWYVDPTYFNGHDFGTAFGLDGVDWSYGNLGPIAGQIGTFTNNMYFTYGGENAYMDHIIPAGNGFAVLQDDDDYYYCGVANNAGTYRTVAASFELGLLDDGSPPSTRAALIDSIMKFLLGPYGIEEDDVYKTGNPHFLSFIPSPNPFFKTLRIDIIGNKGLLIDNYTLKIYDITGRLVKDIDLNSSLLNLIMWQGDDNYGNPVSAGVYFLKLESKGYKQVKKVILLK, encoded by the coding sequence ATGAGGAGGATTAATTTAAGACTTAAGTATGGGGTTTTTTCCTTCATTTTGAGCACCCTTGTTTACGGCCAGAGCGGAGCGCGTTACCTTGTCATCACCCCGGATGATTTTTACAATACACTTCAACCCCTTATTGAATGGAAATATAAGAAGGGTATGAAACCAGCCGTTTATAAGTTGTCGCAGGTGGGCTATGATTCCGTATCCATCAGAAATTTCATCAGAAATTGTTACAATACCTGGGAGATCAAACCTGAATTCGTCGTGCTCGTAGGCCACCCGGGTTATATCCCGATGTGTTATTACCCTTATGCCGGTTACCATTATTATACGGATAATTACTATACAAATATGGACGGAGATCTCTATAATGAAATCATTCCCGGCAGGATTTCAGTCGCTGATACTGTACAGCTGAAGACCGTCATAAACAAGATAATGGTATATGAACGGCACCCTTTTATGACCGACCCTTCCTGGTTTAAACAGGGGTGTGCGATCGCCAATTGCGACGGTGAAGATGATTCGATATATCTCTATTGTATGAGGTATGCAGAGAGTCTGGCAGTACATAATGGTTTTGATAATGTTGATACTTTGTGTAATTACTACGGTGATAATGCTGCAAAGGTGATAAATGCGATTAATGACGGTCGTATCTTTGTATTGTATCGGGGGAATGCGAACACCCACTGGTATAATCCGTTTGACGTCAATCCTTATTCCACCTCGAACGGACTCAAACTGCCGATTATCTTTTCAATAACCTGTCGAACGGTTTCACCCAATTCATCACCGATCCTCGGTGAAAACTTTCTGCGTGCGGGCAGCCCTTCGGTTCCCAAAGGTGCAGTGGGGTTTATCGGCGGTACACGCAACACAGGTGGTGCAGCACATCTGAGGAATGCAGTAGCAATTGGCTGCCTTGATGCATTGTTTATTGAAGGGAAACGGACATTCGGTGAAATTACTGAAGCCGGTAGAGTGAATGTGTACCAGCAATATTCATCATTGAGGGAATATAATAATTTCACCTGTCTCGGTGATCCAGAGCTGAATATCTGGACAGATGTTCCCTGTTCCCTGATTGTTCAACATCCCCAATATGTTGATTCTGGTTATGCAAACTTCAGAGTCACGGTTAAAGAGGCGTCAACCGGTCTTCCTCTGGAAAATGCCTTTGTCTGCATCTGCAGCAAAGTTGATTCCAGTGTTTATGCTCTGGATACTACTGATACCAGTGGAAAGGCATATTTCAATATTATTCCCTGCGTCGTCGATGACACCCTGTTCGTCACGGTCACCGGTAAGAATCTCTTGCCGTATGAAGGATATATCATCGTAAGGAATTTGACTTATTGTTTTATCCTTTATAAACGTTCTATTATAAATGATTCGATCTCGGGCAACAACAACGGGATTATCAATCCTACCGAGAACATCGAGCTTCCAGTATGGGTTGAGAACATCAGTGAGAGTACCGGTGTGGGGATAAGCGGTGTCTTGAGAACCCAGGATACATTCGTAAGTATTACTGATTCGATTAAAAACTTCGGTGATATCGGCGGCAGGGATTCAGCCTATACCGGTGACGACGGTTATAATTTTACGGTTTCTCTTTCCTGCCCGAATGCACATGTCATCGATTTTGAACTGGTCTGTGAGGATGTCAATGATTCGAGTTGGACTTCTTCTTTTTCCGAAATCGTCCGGGCGCCGGAATTTATTTTTGAAGGAAATATGATAAGCGGCGGCAACGGCAACAACACCATCGAACCCGGCGAAACGGTTGAAGTCGCGGTAAGCTTGAAGAACATCGGTGATGCAGCGGCTGACAGTGTGGAGGCATTTCTCTTTTGTGGAGACAGTAATACGACGATTCTCGACAGCATGGGCTGGTTCGGTCATATCGATATCGACAGTTCTGTTACCAACAGCACTGACCCATTTATCGTGGCGGTGGATTCAAATACTCCTGTCGGTACTGTGCTGAATTTCACCCTGCCGGTATTTTCGAATTGTCACACTGATACATTTGATTTTAAACTCGTCGTCGGGATGAAGAATTATTACCTCTGGAACCCTGATCCCACACCAGAACCCGGAGAGAATATGCATTCCATATTGATGAATCTCGGGTATTCCGGTGATTACGACACTATTCCTCCTGCTTCTTTGGCGCAATATCAGGTTTTACTGGTCTGCCTGGGTGTCTATTCGAATCGCTATCTCATTACCGACGGAAGCCCTGAGGCATTGATGATTATCGATTTTTTGAATAACGGCGGCAGGGTGTATATGGAAGGAAGTTCGGTCTGGTATGTCGATCCCACATATTTCAACGGCCACGATTTCGGCACGGCTTTTGGTCTGGATGGAGTGGATTGGAGCTATGGTAATTTAGGCCCGATCGCCGGCCAGATCGGTACTTTCACCAATAATATGTATTTCACTTATGGAGGTGAAAATGCTTATATGGACCATATCATACCGGCAGGTAACGGATTCGCCGTTCTTCAGGATGATGATGATTATTACTATTGTGGTGTCGCCAATAATGCGGGGACTTACCGTACGGTCGCGGCTTCTTTTGAACTCGGTCTGCTTGACGACGGTTCACCGCCTTCGACGCGTGCGGCGTTAATCGATTCAATTATGAAGTTTTTACTCGGACCTTACGGGATAGAAGAGGATGATGTATATAAGACAGGGAACCCGCATTTCCTTTCTTTTATTCCGTCACCGAATCCGTTTTTTAAAACTTTAAGGATTGATATCATCGGAAATAAAGGCCTGCTTATTGATAATTATACCTTGAAAATTTATGATATTACCGGTCGGTTGGTAAAAGATATAGACTTAAATTCATCTTTATTAAACCTGATTATGTGGCAGGGAGATGATAATTACGGCAACCCTGTTTCCGCAGGGGTGTATTTTTTGAAATTAGAAAGTAAAGGATACAAACAGGTCAAGAAAGTAATCCTGTTGAAATAG